ACTTCGTTGTTGAATCTTGCTCTCTGCAGCTTCGAAAGCGAAATATCTTCTCTTGTCGCGGATCCCCATCCAcctccaaaaaagaagaaaacgaaggaaaCTAAAGAAGCTGCCACGGAAGGAGCGAAGGAAACAAAGACTAATTCAAATGGTGTAGTTGGTACTGCTACACCAGCTATCTCTGTTGCAGCTCCAATGAATGTTATCGGAGCTGGTGAGTGAAATCAGGTTATTTCGAAGAAAGCGGAGGAACTTCCAAGTTTCAGGCCCAACCCTGTTACCCACACTTGCAACGCCGACAGTAATATCACCGTTTCTAACTCGTGTCGGATTGTCGGTCTCCGGCGGAGTTCACATGATTCCTCCTCCAGTGCCACCGCCGATGTTCGTCCCAACCCAAACAATAAGAGCTCCGCCGATGTTTCCTCCTATGCCAATGCCGAACCTTTTCATGCCTCATCAGGTGAATGACACAATCTTCCGGTATTCAAGCTTCGGGTTTCAAGCTCGTAAGCCCGAGCAGACGTAGAGTGTACCTTGTACCTTATTTCTTGTATTCTATGTGTTTGAGCAATATATTCATCTTTTGTAACTCTTTGTGGGGCTGGACATTTTGTCTATAATTACTCAAGAAAGTTTCGCcataaaaaagttgaagaactTTTATTAACTTTTATTAGTGCACTGCATATTTTCATTCCTTGcgcttttttttggtattcgAAACATGAACTCTGAGTAGTAACTTTCTTAGGACGTTTCCAATGTAAATGAGGGGTTGTGACAAAGTACGGAACTCTGAACTCTGAAAGAAATGATCAATAATTTGaagcttttttgaaatttttcgaatataattttcttcattatttttcatgttAACCATGGTGTCTCGGTTTAAAGCTACGtttcttcaaccgaaaattgaTTTTCCCTTCGTACGATTCTTATCTATGTTTATAAATATGATATTTAACTTGTGTTTAGCCATTCAGTATCAAATTCATCCCCTTAATCTATTAGCTATAGGCCTGCCTATCTCCCCTTGTAATAACATTTTCTTAATGTTCTGATGCTTTCAGCTCCGTCAACCGCCGCCAAAGCCTTCAGCTACTATAGAGAGCGCTCCTAAAATTTATAGCTCTGAAGTGTCTGCGAGTACGAACGCAGCAGTTCCAAATTCGTCGGCTCCAGTAACTTTCGTGAGTTTTGTTATTCTATCTTGTCGTGTAAGATAACCTTTACCAGAAGGAGTTCACATTTTTAATACTTCCAGTACTATTGAAATGTCGGTTTGCTCATTtcatgtattattattattatatgtatattttattgTAATCAATAGATCGATAGAGTGATCTCCTTAGTGGTCCTCAtcagtttgtaaaaaaaaaaaaacaacaactgatGAAACTATCCATAGAGTAGCTCAAGAGAAAGCAGCGTATTAGGAGTCTGTTTGACTTTATTAGTTACAAGCGAAGAACCGCATCCACACTTTCTTCAGACAGTTTCCTAAGAAATTGCGCAAAGCCCTAGTTAGGGTAGAGCCTATTTCCCCTTCAGAAATTCGTACATAAATCTATGACTCGATGTTTGTAATGTTTCAACATATCACAtagtctatttatttttataagttCTACGATAAAAATATTGCACAAGTGTTGTGCAATATTTTGTGTGTGATTAACCCTTGGTAACGTGTCGGTCCTTCTTAAATTGTAATGTAGGATCATGATTTTATTTGGTGGGTGGGAAGATTATTCAAAAGCCGAGCAAATCCAATGTTCGATTTGTAAATTTTTGGTTGACCATCGCAGCTCACAAAGTACTGGAAATTCTTTGAGTccataaaaaagtaaaatgtatCGCAAAAAGAGGGAACTCATTACTGCCGTAAGATTCGGGTTGTATTTCCTTGCCTTTGCTCTAGTTTGCTCTTTTGATTTGAATAAGACATTCAAATCATTTGTCTTTATGGTTTATCAACTTTCGCCGCTGAAGAATTTTAGAGAGTTTTGAGTGAATATTCAGTGTTCCAGATAGTATTTTTGCCTCATTTATTCGCCGAAAAACATGTTCACCTCAGTTATTCGCTGAAAAACATGCCAGTCGAATAGGATACATGTCGCCACTCCCATTTCAGACCGCGAAGGAGGCAATTTCTCCCAAAAATTATCATTATCGTTAATTGACATATTTAACAAAATAGTTATCCTTAACAGCGCCGCTTATTATCATGAAGTTTTAGGCGCTCGCATCGGACATTGAAGCAAtggagaagaagaacgaaCATCCTTCTGCTCCTATGAGACATAGAGATTCGAGACCACTGAAACCAAAAAAGTACTTACGAGCTGGTGGCGGTCAGGTGAGTCTTTGCGTTGGTTTACTCATGTACTTTGCTTGTATAAATTTCTCAGATCAGAGACAGtatgattcatgtcgttcaAAATTTGTAGGTTTGGGAAGACTCTTCTCTTGCTGAGTGGGACAAAAACGACTTCAGAATATTTTGCGGTGATTTGGGTAACGAAGTCAGTGACATTCATTTTGCGTctgaaatgtttgttttacttgtttacAATGTATCAACAGGTTTCTGATGAACTGCTAGCCAAAGCTTTTCGCAAGTATCCAAGTTTTCGGAAAGCAAAGGTGAGTTTTTACTGTTACGGTGCCACTAAATTTTTTATACTCATTACATCCTACTGAGTTTATAATTATTGTAATCCACTGACTGTAGCTACCATGGCGAGGAggtttttgaagtattttgaGCAACACACATTATTTACTAACCatcctgaacgtccggctaaagccggacttcaagcttattttggtgttcgcttcgctcacctTCACCGATGagtaagaaataacagaaacaacagtagcgacattttttggaaaattataattgtttttttctatcaacgctttcttcattttttttacctgaaaattcaagcatagatgaaagattttatggtttttccgtaaacgctcagttctatatttggagagccaTCCAGCTCAATTTTACATATacgtttctctcaaatctccacagtttggaaacattattcgaagtatgagtctcctccgttctcaactactGGCaaaaatgatgtgctaacatggagCGACGTGAAAATCACTattgtagtgataaaaataaatttctacgtcacatcgcgtaaactgttggctactatgtattgtatttgatcagccgttcgcacgtgtgttttctctttttgaagaaaggatcaAAGAAAGCatcaggagacatgctgggaaataaaTGTGCGAAAGAACCATAGAAATCCATTCTACCgccttggggctcccgcgcaccaatccgacacagtggaacccgtccctccccactctatagcttcctggcgccggtgcaccatttcaacccagtgggacccgtccccCCATTTCACAGCAATCTGGCTCGgaggcacgaattcgacgctgtAGGACCCGTTCCACTCCATTTTACGGCTATCTGGGTCTGGGGCACCAAACCGgcgccatggtatccgtctccctctctttttggaattgcTTGACtaagacacacacacacacacacacacacacacacacacacacacacacacacacacacacacacacacacacacacacacacacacacacacacacacacacacacacacacacacacacacacacacacacacacacacacacacacacacacacacacacacacacacacacacacacacacacacacacacacacacacacacacacacacacacacacacacacacacacacacacacacacacacacacacacacacacacacacacacacacacacacacacacacacacacacacacacacacacacacacacacacacacacacacacacacacaccacacacaacacacacaacacacacacacacacacacacacacacacacacacacacacacacacacacacacacacacacacacacacacacacacacacacacacacacacacacacacacacacacacacacacacacacacacacacacacacacacacacacacacacacacacacacacacacacacacacacacacacacacacacacacacacacacacacacacacacacacacacacacacacacacacacacacacacacacacacacacacacacacacacacacacacacacacacacacacacacacacacacacacacacacacacacacacacacacacacacacacacacacacacacacacatatagagatgcacacacgtgacagaataagcccggtattatatagcatgatagtttggaAATTTGGAAGTGTACATTCACATACATTCATATACAGTTTGGGACAATGGTGaagaggtagagtgctcgcctatcaggtgcatggcg
This window of the Necator americanus strain Aroian chromosome III, whole genome shotgun sequence genome carries:
- a CDS encoding hypothetical protein (NECATOR_CHRIII.G10665.T2) → MGDLDAELALFESEISSLVADPHPPPKKKKTKETKEAATEGAKETKTNSNGVVGTATPAISVAAPMNVIGAGPTLLPTLATPTVISPFLTRVGLSVSGGVHMIPPPVPPPMFVPTQTIRAPPMFPPMPMPNLFMPHQLRQPPPKPSATIESAPKIYSSEVSASTNAAVPNSSAPVTFALASDIEAMEKKNEHPSAPMRHRDSRPLKPKKYLRAGGGQVWEDSSLAEWDKNDFRIFCGDLGNEVSDELLAKAFRKYPSFRKAKVVRDSRSNKSKGYGFVSFGESDDYVRAMREMDGKYVGNRPIKLRKSNWKDLERFHFEFSLMLIYNCWIHD
- a CDS encoding hypothetical protein (NECATOR_CHRIII.G10665.T1), giving the protein MFNMLLRGISSKLGNECLSYLKNFLSVPQICERQATLEVVDGVVSRTNHERADPHLLPFVSKSSRAETTTYKSSWVILMRSWLWHSSSPNSVWSRRAASFESEISSLVADPHPPPKKKKTKETKEAATEGAKETKTNSNGVVGTATPAISVAAPMNVIGAGPTLLPTLATPTVISPFLTRVGLSVSGGVHMIPPPVPPPMFVPTQTIRAPPMFPPMPMPNLFMPHQLRQPPPKPSATIESAPKIYSSEVSASTNAAVPNSSAPVTFALASDIEAMEKKNEHPSAPMRHRDSRPLKPKKYLRAGGGQVWEDSSLAEWDKNDFRIFCGDLGNEVSDELLAKAFRKYPSFRKAKVVRDSRSNKSKGYGFVSFGESDDYVRAMREMDGKYVGNRPIKLRKSNWKDRNLEVVKKKQKQKAKLGLWS